In Gallus gallus isolate bGalGal1 chromosome 8, bGalGal1.mat.broiler.GRCg7b, whole genome shotgun sequence, one DNA window encodes the following:
- the PTGER3 gene encoding prostaglandin E2 receptor EP3 subtype, with protein sequence MSRRPLCQPGPNGTEPMRPRGNGTGRPAEGCGAVSVAFPLTMMITGIVGNALAMLLVSRSYRAKENRRKRSFLLCIGSLALTDLSGQLLTSPIVIAVYLSDRVWTNVDPSGRLCAFFGFSMTVFGLCPLFIASAMAAERTLAIRAPHCYASHMKTRVTKAVLLGIWLAVPAFALLPLAGLGRYALQWPGTWCFISTEGQRPGSVLFASAFAGLGLFSLLVTMACNLATMEALVSRCRSKAAASRSSKQWGRIATETLIQLLGIMCVLSACWSPLLVTMLKMIFNRTSFESCKGFSAETQSSELYKECNFFLTAVRLASLNQILDPWVYLLLRKILLQKFCQAASAVSRCSNSEWKERSITLSDEIRRTAA encoded by the exons ATGAGCCGCCGCCCGCTCTGCCAGCCCGGCCCCAACGGCACCGAGCCCATGCGGCCGCGGGGCAACGGCACCGGGCGGCCGGCGGAGGGCTGCGGCGCCGTGTCGGTGGCGTTCCCCCTGACCATGATGATCACGGGCATCGTGGGCAACGcgctggccatgctgctggtGTCCCGCAGCTACCGCGCCAAGGAGAACCGGCGCAAGCGCTCCTTCTTGCTGTGCATCGGCTCGTTGGCGCTCACCGACCTGAGCGGGCAGCTGCTCACCAGCCCCATCGTCATCGCCGTGTATCTGTCCGACCGCGTCTGGACCAACGTCGACCCCTCGGGCCGCCTCTGCGCCTTCTTCGGCTTCAGCATGACCGTCTTCGGCCTCTGCCCGCTCTTCATCGCCAGCGCCATGGCCGCGGAGCGGACGCTGGCCATCCGCGCCCCGCACTGCTACGCCAGCCACATGAAGACGCGCGTCACCAAGGCCGTGCTGCTGGGCATCTGGCTGGCCGTGCCCGCCTTCGCCCTGCTGCCCCTGGCCGGGCTGGGCCGCTACGCGCTGCAATGGCCCGGCACGTGGTGCTTCATCAGCACCGAGGGGCAGCGCCCCGGCAGCGTGCTCTTCGCCTCCGCCTTCGCGGGGCTGGGGCTCTTCTCGCTGCTGGTGACGATGGCGTGCAACCTGGCCACCATGGAGGCCCTGGTGTCCCGCTGCCGGAGCAAGGCCGCCGCCTCGCGCTCCAGCAAGCAATGGGGACGGATCGCCACCGAGACGCTGATTCAGCTGCTGGGGATCATGTGCGTCCTGTCGGCGTGCTGGTCGCCGCTGCTG GTAACGATGCTGAAGATGATCTTCAACCGCACATCTTTTGAATCATGCAAGGGGTTCTCGGCAGAAACCCAAAGCTCAGAACTCTACAAAGAGTGCAATTTCTTCTTGACAGCCGTGCGCTTGGCCTCCCTCAACCAGATCTTGGATCCGTGGGTTTATCTGCTGCTCCGAAAGATCCTGCTGCAGAAGTTCTGCCAGGCGGCCAGCGCTGTCTCCAGGTGCTCCAACAGTGAATGGAAGGAGAGATCCATCACGTTGTCAGATGAAATCCGACGGACAGCAGCGTGA